Within the Magnetospirillum sp. ME-1 genome, the region CCGCATCATCGACTTCAAGCGCAACAAGTTCGACGTTGCCGCGACCGTCGAGCGTCTCGAGTACGATCCCAACCGTACCGCCTTCATCGCGCTGGTCAGCTATGCCGACGGCGAGAAGGCCTACATCATCGCCCCGCAGCGCCTTGCTGTCGGCGACCAGGTGATCGCCTCCGAGAAGGCCGACATCAAGCCCGGCAACGCCATGCCGCTGAAGAACATCCCCGTGGGCACCGTGGTGCACAACGTGGAGCTCAAGGTGGGCAAGGGTGGTCAGCTGGCCCGTTCGGCCGGCACCTACGTCCAGCTGGTCGGCAAGGATCAGGGCTACGCCCAGCTCCGCCTGGCCTCGGGCGAACTGCGCATGGTTCGCGGTGAGTGCATGGCCACCATCGGTGCCGTGTCCAACCCCGACCAGCAGAACGTCTCGCTGGGCAAGGCCGGTCGCGCCGTGTGGATGGGCCGTCGCCCCTCCGTCCGCGGTGTCGCCATGAACCCGATCGACCACCCGCATGGCGGCGGCGAAGGCCGCACCTCGGGCGGCCGTCATCCGGTCACCCCGTGGGGCAAGCCCACCAAGGGCAAGAAGACTCGCAGCAACAAGAAGACGGACCGGCTCATCATGCGCCGCCGTCAGACTCAGTAGGAGGGGCTGAAAAATGGCTCGTTCCGTTTGGAAAGGCCCCTTCCTCGACGGCTATATGCTGGGAAAGGCCGACAAGGCCCGCGCCAGCGGCCGCAACGAGGTCATCAAGATCTGGTCGCGTCGTTCGACCATCCTGCCGCAGTTCGTCGGTCTGACCTTTGGCGTCTACAACGGCCAGAAGTTCATTCCGGTGCTGGTTACCGAGAACATGATCGGACACAAGTTCGGTGAGTTCTCGCCCACCCGCACGTTCTACGGCCACGCGGTCGACAAGAAGGCGAAGAGGAAGTAAGCCATGGGCAAGAAACCCGCAGAAAGGGTCCTGGCGGAGACCGAGGCCAAGGCTTTCCTGGCCACCATCCGCACCAGCCCGCGCAAGCTCAACCTGGTTGCCGAAAGCATCCGTGGTCTCAAGGCCGACGTGGCGCTGAACGCCCTGACCTTCTCCAAGCGGCGTATCGCCGTGGTGGTGCGGTCGGTGCTGCAGTCCGCCATCGCCAACGCCGAGAACAACCACCAGCTGGACGTCGATCGTCTCTATGTCGCCGAAGCCCACGTGGGCAAGGCCATGGTGATGAAGCGTTGGAAGGCGCGCGCCCGTGGCCGCGTCGGCCGGATCGAGAAGCCGTTCAGCAATCTGACCGTCATCGTGCGCGAGCGCGCCGAAGCGGCGGGGGAGTAAGCAGATGGGTCAGAAAGTCAATCCGATCGGCCTGCGCGTCGGCATCAACCGCACCTGGGATTCCCGGTGGTTCGCGGACGAGACCTACGCCAAGCTGCTGCACGAGGACCTGAAGCTGCGCAAGTACCTGCGCGACAAGCTGGCCCAGGCCGGCGTGTCGCGCGTGGTCATCGAGCGTCCGGCCAAGAAGGCCCGCATCACCATCCATACCGCCCGTCCGGGCGTGGTGATCGGCAAGAAGGGCGCGGACATCGAGGTGCTGCGCAAGGAGCTCTCGAAGATGACCGGTGGCGAGGTTCACCTCAACATCGTCGAGATCCGCAAGCCGGAACTGGATGCCCAGCTGGTGGCCGAGTCCATCGCCCAGCAGCTCGAGCGCCGCGTCGCCTTCCGTCGCGCCATGAAGCGCGCCGTGCAGTCGGCCATGCGTCTGGGCGCCCAGGGCATTCGTATCAACTGCTCCGGCCGTCTGGGTGGCGCTGAAATCGCCCGCATGGAGTGGTACCGCGAAGGCCGCGTGCCGCTGCACACGCTGCGTGCCGATGTGGATTATGGCGTGGGCACCGCCCGCACCACCTACGGCACCTGCGGCGTGAAGGTTTGGGTGTTCAAGGGCGAGATCCTCGCCCATGACCCCATGGCCCAGGACAAGCGCGCCGCCGGGGAAACCGCCCCGACCGACCGCCGCTGATTTGAGAGGGAAGAGAGATGCTTTCTCCCAAGCGTACTAAGTTCCGCAAGGCCCACAAGGGCCGGATCAAGGGGGTCACCAAGGGTGGTTCCGCCTTGAATTTCGGCGCCTACGGCCTGAAGGCCCTGGAGCCCGAGCGGATCACCGCCCGCCAGATCGAGGCCGCCCGTCGCGCCCTGACCCGTCACATGAAGCGTCAGGGCCGGGTGTGGATCCGCATTTTCCCGGATCTGCCGGTGTCGTCCAAGCCTGCCGAAGTCCGCATGGGCTCCGGTAAGGGCGCGCCCGAGTTCTGGACCGCCCGCGTGGCTCCCGGCCGCATCCTCTTCGAGGTGGATGGCGTCGCCGAGGAAATCGCCCGTCACGGTTTTGCCCTGGCCGCTGCCAAGCTGCCGATCAAGACCAAGTTCATTTCTCGGATCGGGGATATCTAGCCATGGCGACCAAGGCTGCCGATCTGCGCCAGAAGAGTGTTGACCAGCTGAAAGAGCAGGTCATCGCGCTCAAGAAGGAGCAGTTCAATCTTCGTTTCCAGCGGGCCTCCGGCCAGTTGGAGAATACCGCCCGGGTGCGTGCCGTGCGTCGCGAGATCGCGACCATCAAGACGCTGCTCGGCGAGCGCGCCAAAAGCGCGTCCTAAGGAGGCCCATTCAAATGCCGAAGCGCATTCTTCAGGGCGTCGTGGTGAGCGACAAGATGGACAAGACCGTGGTGGTCAGCGTCGAGCGGCGCGTGATGCACCCGATCTACAAGAAGTTCATTCGTCGTTCCAAGAAGTACCACGCCCACGACGAGAACAACGTGTTCAAGACCGGCGAGACCATCCGCATCCGCGAATGCGCGCCGATCTCGAAGACCAAGTGCTGGGAAGTGATCGTCGAGCCGCAGGCTTGATGGTCGCGAACTGGGAATAAGGAAGAGACATCATGATCCAGATGCAAACCAACCTGGACGTCGCCGATAATTCGGGTGCCCGCCGGGTGCAGTGCATCAAGGTGTTGGGCGGCTCGCACCGGACCATCGCCACGGTGGGCGACGTCATCGTCGTGTCCATCAAGGAGGCGATTCCGCGCGGCCGTGTGAAGAAGGGTGACGTGCATCGCGCCGTCATCGTCCGCACCGCCAAGGAAATCCGTCGCGCCGACGGTTCCGCGATCCGGTTCGACACCAATGCAGCCGTCCTGATCAACAAGCAGGGCGAGCCCATCGGCACCCGTATTTTTGGCCCCGTCACTCGTGAGCTTCGCGGCAAGAAGTTCATGAAGATCATCTCTCTGGCTCCGGAGGTCCTCTAAACATGGCTTCCATGAACGTGAAGAAGGGTGACCGGGTCGTCGTCCTCGCCGGCAAGGACAAGGGCAAGAAGGGCGAAGTCATCGCCGCCATGCCGTCCGAGCAGCGCGTCATCGTCTCCGGCGTGAACATGGTGAAGCGCCACACCCGTCCCTCCGCCACCTCTCAGGGCGGCATCGTGGAGAAGGAGGCGTCGATCCACGTCTCCAATGTCGCCCACGAGGACCCCAAGGACGGCAAGGCGACCCGCATCGGTCACAAGATCCTCGAAGACGGTCGGAAGGTGCGCGTGGCGCGCCGCTCCGGCGAAGTCATCGACCGGTAAGCCGAAGGAACAGACAGATGGCACGTCTGCGCACGCATTATAATACGGTCGTCAAGCCCGCCCTGCAGAAGGAGTTCAACTACGCGAACCCCATGCAGGTGCCGAAGCTGGAGAAGATCGTGATCAACATGGGCGTCGGTGAAGCCGCCCAGGATTCCAAGAAGATCGAGGCCGCTCTCGCCGAGCTGACCCTGATCTCCGGTCAGAAGCCGGTCAGCACCAAGGCCAAGAAGTCCATCGCCCAGTTCAAGCTGCGCGAAGGCCAGGTCGTGGGCTGCAAGGTCACCCTGCGGGCCGACCGGATGTACGAATTCCTCGACCGCCTGATCAACATCGCGCTGCCCCGCGTCCGTGACTTCCGCGGCGTTCCGGGCAAGAGCTTCGATGGCCGCGGCAATTACTCGCTGGGCCTGAAAGAGCAGATCGTCTTCCCGGAAATCAACTACGACAAGGTTGAGACCATCCGCGGCATGGACATCATCTTCGTCACCACGGCCAAGTCCAACGAGGAGGCCAAGGCCCTCCTCAAGGGCTTCGACATGCCGTTCGTGGCCTGATTGGAGATTTAGGCAATGGCTAAGATCAGCTCGGTCGAGCGCAACAAGAAGCGTGAGCGTATGGCGGCCCAGTTCGCCGCTCGCCGCGCCAAGTTGAAGGCGATCGCCAACAACCGTGAAGCCAGCCCGGAGGAGCGCTTCGAAGCCTCCCTGAAGCTGGCGGAGCTGCCCCGCAACTCGTCCAAGATCCGCGTGCGTCTGCGCTGCGAGGTCACGGGCCGTTCGCGCGGTAACTATCGCAAGTTCAAGCTGTGCCGGAACAAGCTTCGCGAGCTCGCCTCGCAGGGCCAGATTCCCGGCATGGTCAAGTCCAGCTGGTAAGGGAGGACGATCCATGTCCATGACCGATCCTCTCGGCGATCTGCTGACCCGCATCCGCAACGGCCAGCGGGCCAACAAGTCCACCGTTGTCTCGCCGGCGTCCAGCCTGCGCGCCAACGTTCTCGAAGTGCTGAAGCGGGAAGGCTACATCCGTGGCTACTCGCGCTCGGAGCTGCGCCCCGGCGTCGCCCAGCTCAGCATCGAACTGAAGTATCACGAGGGTCAGCCGGTGATCCGGGAAATCTCGCGCGTGTCCACTCCGGGCCGTCGCGTCTATTCCAAGATCGCCGACCTTCGCCGCGTCGCCAACGGGCTGGGGATCACCATCCTCTCGACCCCGCGGGGCGTCATGTCCGACTCTGAGGCTCGCACTCAGAACGTCGGCGGCGAAGTCCTCTGCGAAGTGTTCTAACGGAGGGACCTGAAAATGTCGCGAGTCGGCAAATATCCCGTCTCGGTGCCGTCGGGTGTCACCGTTCAGATCACCGGACCCGAAGTCACCGTCAAGGGCAAGCTGGGTGAGTCGAAGCTCACCCTCAGGGACAACGTCGAGGTCACCCTCGACGGCAACCTGATCTGGGTGAAGCCCAAGAACGAAACCAAGCACGCCCGCATGATGTGGGGCACCACCCGCGCGCACCTGAACAACATGGTCAAGGGCGTGTCGGAGGGTTTCACCGTCAATCTCGAGATCAACGGCGTCGGTTACCGCGCCGCGGTCGAGGGCAAGTCGCTGAAGCTGCAGCTCGGCTATTCGCACGATATCGAATATCCGATCCCGGCCGACATCACCATGAAGTGCGAGAAGCCCACCGCCATCTCGATCTCTGGCCGCGACAAGCGCCAGGTCGGTCAGATTGCGGCTGAGATCCGTGCCTTCCGCGGTCCCGAGCCCTACAAGGGCAAGGGTATCAAGTACGAAACCGAGACTATCCTCCGCAAGGAAGGTAAGAAGAAGTAAGGGGCTCCGCCATGATGACGCCGAAGAATCTTTTCGAGCGCCGCAAGCGGCGCGCCCGTCAGAGCATCAAGGAGAAGGGCAACGGCCGTATCCGTCTGTCCGTCTTCCGCTCCGGCAAGAACATCTACGTCCAGGTGATCGACGACCTCAAGGGCGTCACCCTGGCCGCCGCCTCGACGCTCGACAAGGAGCTGAAGGGCAATTTGAAGACCGGCGCCGACAAGGCGGCTGCGGCCGCGGTCGGCAAGCTGATCGCCGAGCGGGCCAAGGCGGCGGGCGTCACGGAAGTGGTGTTCGACCGCGGCGGCTACATCTACCACGGTCGGGTCAAGGCCCTGGCCGATGCGGCCCGCGAAGGCGGCCTGTCTTTCTGAGGATGATGAGCAATGGCACGTACTCCCTCTTCTGATCGTCCCGAACGCGGCCGTGGCGGCGAGCGCGGCGAGCGCGGCGACCGCCCGAATCGCGGTCGCGGCGGCGCCGAGCAGACCCCGCGCGAGCGCGAGGAATCGGAATTCGTCGACAAGCTGGTCCACATCAACCGCGTCGCCAAGGTGGTGAAGGGTGGCCGTCGCTTCGCCTTCGCCGCTCTGGTCGTGGTGGGTGACGCCAAGGGCCGCGTCGGCTGCGGTTCGGGCAAGGCCCGCGAAGTTCCGGAAGCCATCCGCAAGGCCACCGAACAGGCCAAGCGTAACATGATCAAGATCGCGCTGCGCGAGGGTCGCACCCTGCATCACGACGCCTTCGGTCACTTCGGTGCCGGCCGCGTCATCCTGCGGGCCGCCCCGGCCGGTACCGGCATCATCGCCGGCGGCCCGATGCGCGCCGTGTTCGAGACCATGGGTGTCCAGGACGTCGTGGCCAAGTGCCTCGGCACCTCCAACCCGCACAACATGATCAAGGCGACCTTCGACGCCCTGATCAACCTGGCTTCTCCCCGCCATGTT harbors:
- the rplB gene encoding 50S ribosomal protein L2 — encoded protein: MALKTFKPTTPGRRQLVLVDRSELWKGKPEKGLTEGLRSKGGRNNTGRVTARWRGGGHKRRYRIIDFKRNKFDVAATVERLEYDPNRTAFIALVSYADGEKAYIIAPQRLAVGDQVIASEKADIKPGNAMPLKNIPVGTVVHNVELKVGKGGQLARSAGTYVQLVGKDQGYAQLRLASGELRMVRGECMATIGAVSNPDQQNVSLGKAGRAVWMGRRPSVRGVAMNPIDHPHGGGEGRTSGGRHPVTPWGKPTKGKKTRSNKKTDRLIMRRRQTQ
- the rpsS gene encoding 30S ribosomal protein S19; amino-acid sequence: MARSVWKGPFLDGYMLGKADKARASGRNEVIKIWSRRSTILPQFVGLTFGVYNGQKFIPVLVTENMIGHKFGEFSPTRTFYGHAVDKKAKRK
- the rplV gene encoding 50S ribosomal protein L22, with product MGKKPAERVLAETEAKAFLATIRTSPRKLNLVAESIRGLKADVALNALTFSKRRIAVVVRSVLQSAIANAENNHQLDVDRLYVAEAHVGKAMVMKRWKARARGRVGRIEKPFSNLTVIVRERAEAAGE
- the rpsC gene encoding 30S ribosomal protein S3 codes for the protein MGQKVNPIGLRVGINRTWDSRWFADETYAKLLHEDLKLRKYLRDKLAQAGVSRVVIERPAKKARITIHTARPGVVIGKKGADIEVLRKELSKMTGGEVHLNIVEIRKPELDAQLVAESIAQQLERRVAFRRAMKRAVQSAMRLGAQGIRINCSGRLGGAEIARMEWYREGRVPLHTLRADVDYGVGTARTTYGTCGVKVWVFKGEILAHDPMAQDKRAAGETAPTDRR
- the rplP gene encoding 50S ribosomal protein L16, coding for MLSPKRTKFRKAHKGRIKGVTKGGSALNFGAYGLKALEPERITARQIEAARRALTRHMKRQGRVWIRIFPDLPVSSKPAEVRMGSGKGAPEFWTARVAPGRILFEVDGVAEEIARHGFALAAAKLPIKTKFISRIGDI
- the rpmC gene encoding 50S ribosomal protein L29; this translates as MATKAADLRQKSVDQLKEQVIALKKEQFNLRFQRASGQLENTARVRAVRREIATIKTLLGERAKSAS
- the rpsQ gene encoding 30S ribosomal protein S17, whose amino-acid sequence is MPKRILQGVVVSDKMDKTVVVSVERRVMHPIYKKFIRRSKKYHAHDENNVFKTGETIRIRECAPISKTKCWEVIVEPQA
- the rplN gene encoding 50S ribosomal protein L14; its protein translation is MIQMQTNLDVADNSGARRVQCIKVLGGSHRTIATVGDVIVVSIKEAIPRGRVKKGDVHRAVIVRTAKEIRRADGSAIRFDTNAAVLINKQGEPIGTRIFGPVTRELRGKKFMKIISLAPEVL
- the rplX gene encoding 50S ribosomal protein L24, coding for MASMNVKKGDRVVVLAGKDKGKKGEVIAAMPSEQRVIVSGVNMVKRHTRPSATSQGGIVEKEASIHVSNVAHEDPKDGKATRIGHKILEDGRKVRVARRSGEVIDR
- the rplE gene encoding 50S ribosomal protein L5, which codes for MARLRTHYNTVVKPALQKEFNYANPMQVPKLEKIVINMGVGEAAQDSKKIEAALAELTLISGQKPVSTKAKKSIAQFKLREGQVVGCKVTLRADRMYEFLDRLINIALPRVRDFRGVPGKSFDGRGNYSLGLKEQIVFPEINYDKVETIRGMDIIFVTTAKSNEEAKALLKGFDMPFVA
- the rpsN gene encoding 30S ribosomal protein S14, which codes for MAKISSVERNKKRERMAAQFAARRAKLKAIANNREASPEERFEASLKLAELPRNSSKIRVRLRCEVTGRSRGNYRKFKLCRNKLRELASQGQIPGMVKSSW
- the rpsH gene encoding 30S ribosomal protein S8; the protein is MSMTDPLGDLLTRIRNGQRANKSTVVSPASSLRANVLEVLKREGYIRGYSRSELRPGVAQLSIELKYHEGQPVIREISRVSTPGRRVYSKIADLRRVANGLGITILSTPRGVMSDSEARTQNVGGEVLCEVF
- the rplF gene encoding 50S ribosomal protein L6 — protein: MSRVGKYPVSVPSGVTVQITGPEVTVKGKLGESKLTLRDNVEVTLDGNLIWVKPKNETKHARMMWGTTRAHLNNMVKGVSEGFTVNLEINGVGYRAAVEGKSLKLQLGYSHDIEYPIPADITMKCEKPTAISISGRDKRQVGQIAAEIRAFRGPEPYKGKGIKYETETILRKEGKKK
- the rplR gene encoding 50S ribosomal protein L18; translated protein: MMTPKNLFERRKRRARQSIKEKGNGRIRLSVFRSGKNIYVQVIDDLKGVTLAAASTLDKELKGNLKTGADKAAAAAVGKLIAERAKAAGVTEVVFDRGGYIYHGRVKALADAAREGGLSF
- the rpsE gene encoding 30S ribosomal protein S5, giving the protein MARTPSSDRPERGRGGERGERGDRPNRGRGGAEQTPREREESEFVDKLVHINRVAKVVKGGRRFAFAALVVVGDAKGRVGCGSGKAREVPEAIRKATEQAKRNMIKIALREGRTLHHDAFGHFGAGRVILRAAPAGTGIIAGGPMRAVFETMGVQDVVAKCLGTSNPHNMIKATFDALINLASPRHVAAKRGKKVGEIIGRRDGAAAAAAAGA